From one Rosa rugosa chromosome 4, drRosRugo1.1, whole genome shotgun sequence genomic stretch:
- the LOC133742211 gene encoding beta-ketoacyl-[acyl-carrier-protein] synthase III A, chloroplastic, whose product MANASGFFTTPSVPSLRRKIQPSIAIFGSGFRSPEGISGRVVFCSSAEKQAGATSSSESRAPRLVSKGCKLVGCGSAVPSLKISNDELSKIVDTNDEWISVRTGIRNRRVISGKESLTLLASEAAKKALEMAQVDADDVDLILMCTSTPDDLFGGAPQVQKALGCKKNPLSYDITAACSGFVLGLVSAACHIRGGGFKNVLVIGADALSRIVDWSDRGTCILFGDAAGAVLIQATDTEEDFLLGFDVHSDGDGNRHLNAPLKGNETDSELGSNGSVLNFPPRRSSYSCVQMNGKEVFRFACRCVPQSIENSLANAGIPASSIDWLLLHQANQRILDAVSSRLEIPSEQVISNLANYGNTSAASIPLALDESVRSGKVRPGQTIAAAGFGAGLTWGSAIVRWG is encoded by the exons ATGGCCAATGCATCTGGGTTCTTTACTACTCCTTCAGTTCCGAGCCTGAGGAGGAAGATTCAGCCTTCAATAGCCATTTTTGGATCTGGGTTTCGCTCCCCTGAGGGAATCTCCGGGAGGGTAGTGTTCTGTTCCAGCGCTGAGAAGCAAGCTGGAGCTACTTCCTCTTCTGAATCTAGAGCACCCAG GCTTGTCAGTAAAGGCTGCAAATTAGTCGGGTGTGGCTCAGCAGTGCCCAGTCTTAAGATTTCAAATGACGAGCTTTCAAAAATAGTAGACACTAATGATGAATGGATATCTGTTCGCACTGGGATTCGTAATCGACGAGTTATTTCAG GCAAAGAAAGCCTAACCTTATTAGCATCTGAGGCTGCAAAGAAAGCTCTTGAGATGGCACAGGTTGATGCTGATGATGTAGACCTAATCTTGATGTGCACCTCTACACCTGATGATCTTTTTGGCGGTGCTCCTcag GTTCAAAAAGCACTTGGCTGCAAAAAGAACCCCTTGTCCTATGATATTACAGCTGCTTGTAGTGGATTCGTGTTGGGTTTAGTATCAGCTGCTTGTCACATTAGGG GAGGTGGATTCAAAAATGTTCTAGTTATTGGGGCTGATGCTCTTTCTCGGATTGTTGACTGGTCCGACAGAGGAACTTGTATTCTCTTTGGGGATGCTGCCGGGGCTGTTTTAATACAG GCCACTGACACTGAGGAGGATTTCTTACTTGGTTTTGACGTTCATAGTGATGGTGATGGAAACAG ACATCTAAATGCTCCGTTGAAAGGAAATGAAACAGATAGTGAATTGGGTTCTAATGGTTCAGTCTTAAACTTCCCTCCAAGACGCTCTTCATATTCTTGcgttcaaatgaatggaaaagaAGTCTTTCGGTTTGCATGTCGATGTGTGCCACAATCAATTGAGAATTCACTTGCGAATGCTGGTATTCCTGCATCTAGCATTGACTGGTTACTGCTCCATCAG GCAAACCAGAGGATTCTTGATGCAGTTTCTAGTCGCTTGGAAATCCCATCAGAACAGGTCATTTCAAATTTGGCGAACTATGGTAACACCAGTGCCGCTTCCATTCCTTTGGCATTGGATGAATCTGTAAGAAGTGGCAAGGTGCGACCAGGCCAGACAATAGCAGCTGCAGGCTTCGGAGCAGGTCTCACTTGGGGTTCTGCCATTGTAAGATGGGGTTGA
- the LOC133742210 gene encoding probable xyloglucan galactosyltransferase GT19, which yields MASCNSTLLIPLFFFFAFAASESLIDQSDSNPTDCADRWIHIRRLPSTFNLDLLSNCSGYPLFGDLCPFLPNHGLGHKTHNRSQSWYRTDSLMMELIFHRRMLEYPCLTSDPRQADAVYLPYYAGIDAMRYLYGPEVNSSADQGLQLYEFLQEDLPEVWSRNSGHDHFMVLARPAWDFSQPLDSDPPTWGTSLLELPHFFNVTALTVEARAWPWQEHAVPYPTSFHPANLSLLESWMQRARRSKRTSLMMFAGGGGSPTSSPNIRRSIRSECENSTSNVTNNVHGNGFYGGAGGYSKLCDIVDCSNGICEHNPIRFMKPMLQASFCLQPPGDTPTRRSMFDSILAGCIPVFFEELSARAQYGWHLPEDQYPKFSVYIPKEDVVFKDTRILDVLRNIPRARVRRMREKVLGLIPRIMYRKHGSSIGLRAKKDAFDIAIEGVLQKVRSRVHRGQIFVQ from the coding sequence ATGGCCTCCTGCAACTCCACTTTACTAatccctctcttcttcttcttcgcgtTCGCAGCTTCCGAGTCTCTAATCGACCAATCCGACTCAAACCCAACGGACTGCGCCGACCGTTGGATCCACATCCGGCGCCTCCCCTCCACTTTCAACCTCGATCTCCTCTCCAACTGCTCCGGCTACCCCTTGTTCGGCGACCTCTGCCCCTTCTTGCCCAACCATGGCCTCGGCCACAAGACCCACAACCGCTCCCAGAGCTGGTACCGCACCGACTCCCTAATGATGGAGCTCATCTTCCACCGCCGGATGCTCGAATACCCCTGTCTGACGTCAGATCCCCGCCAGGCTGACGCCGTCTACCTCCCCTACTACGCCGGCATCGACGCCATGAGGTACCTCTACGGCCCCGAAGTCAACTCCAGCGCCGATCAGGGCCTTCAGCTCTACGAGTTTTTGCAGGAGGATTTGCCGGAGGTGTGGAGTCGGAACTCGGGTCATGACCATTTCATGGTCCTGGCCCGACCCGCCTGGGATTTCTCTCAGCCGTTGGATTCTGATCCGCCGACGTGGGGGACCTCGCTTCTGGAGCTCCCCCATTTTTTCAACGTCACGGCTTTGACGGTGGAGGCGCGTGCCTGGCCTTGGCAGGAGCACGCCGTGCCTTATCCGACGTCGTTTCACCCGGCCAATCTTTCTTTACTCGAGAGCTGGATGCAGAGGGCAAGAAGGTCAAAGCGCACCTCACTAATGATGTTTGCCGGCGGCGGAGGCTCGCCGACGAGTAGCCCCAACATTCGCCGGAGCATTAGGAGTGAGTGTGAGAATAGCACGAGCAATGTGACCAACAATGTGCATGGAAATGGCTTCTATGGCGGAGCCGGCGGGTACTCGAAGCTGTGTGACATTGTGGATTGCTCTAATGGGATTTGTGAACATAACCCTATTAGGTTCATGAAGCCAATGCTGCAAGCAAGTTTTTGCTTGCAGCCTCCGGGGGACACCCCGACGAGGCGGTCAATGTTTGACAGCATTCTCGCCGGGTGTATCCCCGTTTTCTTTGAGGAATTGTCTGCGAGAGCGCAGTATGGCTGGCACTTGCCGGAGGATCAGTACCCCAAGTTTTCGGTGTATATACCAAAGGAGGATGTGGTGTTCAAGGATACAAGGATTCTGGACGTGCTTAGGAACATACCAAGAGCTAGGGTTAGGAGAATGAGGGAGAAGGTGTTGGGGTTgattccaagaattatgtacaGAAAGCATGGAAGTTCGATTGGATTAAGAGCCAAGAAAGATGCTTTCGACATTGCAATTGAGGGTGTGTTGCAGAAGGTTAGGTCTAGGGTTCATAGAGGTCAAATTTTTGTTCAGTGa
- the LOC133742212 gene encoding protein INAPERTURATE POLLEN1 codes for MLKAVGLFGRSSNNKKNPRPFKDYYAEWLTTLKSSLLPSLRQSLSDASSLSHLSLHVDALHRHFLSYYDSLDSAAQSDVAQLLFPDWRNPLEKPFLWLADLHPYLFTNLLRSFLDSASDEDSDADSDSLVVQFGDRPWHIATAWRSPSSSLTQKVEQVECGLRLMVPALAARAREAQAAFVERVARNWGPYDAGKKEAAKAVMAEAMEAEMEEMVSVLVDANRLRRSVLAEIVGAASVYQAALFLEGLAQFLVGFRNPELLAQFDQCKTPLSKQCRLAI; via the coding sequence ATGTTGAAAGCAGTAGGTCTGTTCGGgcgcagcagcaacaacaagaagaacCCCCGGCCCTTCAAGGACTACTACGCCGAATGGCTGACCACCCTCAAGTCCTCCCTCCTCCCTTCCCTCCGCCAATCCCTCTCCGACGCCTCCTCCCTCTCCCACCTCTCCCTCCACGTCGACGCCCTCCACCGCCACTTCCTCTCCTACTACGACTCCCTCGACTCCGCCGCCCAGTCCGACGTCGCCCAGCTCCTCTTCCCCGACTGGCGCAACCCTCTCGAGAAGCCCTTCCTCTGGCTCGCCGACCTCCACCCCTACCTCTTCACCAACCTCCTCCGCTCCTTCCTCGACTCCGCCTCCGACGAAGATTCCGACGCCGACTCCGACAGCCTCGTCGTCCAGTTCGGCGACCGCCCCTGGCACATCGCCACCGCCTGGCGCAGCCCTTCCTCTTCTCTCACGCAAAAGGTCGAGCAGGTGGAGTGCGGTCTCAGGCTCATGGTCCCTGCGCTGGCGGCGCGTGCGAGGGAGGCGCAGGCCGCGTTCGTGGAGCGCGTGGCGAGGAACTGGGGGCCTTACGACGCCGGGAAGAAGGAGGCGGCGAAGGCGGTGATGGCGGAGGCGATGGAGGCGGAGATGGAGGAGATGGTGAGCGTTCTGGTGGATGCGAATAGGCTGAGGAGGAGTGTTCTTGCCGAGATTGTTGGGGCCGCCAGTGTTTACCAGGCCGCTCTGTTTCTTGAAGGCCTGGCCCAATTTCTCGTTGGGTTCAGAAACCCGGAATTGCTTGCTCAGTTTGATCAGTGCAAGACTCCTCTCAGTAAGCAATGCCGCTTGGCTATTTGA